From one Burkholderia latens genomic stretch:
- a CDS encoding alpha/beta fold hydrolase → MARAREMLTVRSGDVKLAVYVSGSRRAPPLILVHGYPDSAAVWAPVRARLAQRYRVIAYDVRGAGASDAPRRRADYSLARLADDLKAVADATCGNRPFHLVGHDWGSIQCWEAVTDPAFRGRIASYTSISGPCLDHVFRAKMRLKQSLKSWYIAFFHLPVVPSLIWRLGGAALWPRWLQLTERVRPERDPAQLKNALNGMQLYRANFVARARKPRERYAQAPVQILVPVRDRYVTPEMSVGLDRWLGEHVREELDGAHWVVIRNPDLIAARIDRFAAAHERLTVAAPPPAAQRNDGRRLNSVS, encoded by the coding sequence ATGGCGCGTGCCCGCGAGATGCTGACCGTCCGCTCCGGCGACGTGAAACTCGCCGTTTATGTCAGCGGCTCGCGGCGCGCGCCGCCGCTGATCCTGGTGCATGGCTATCCCGATTCCGCCGCGGTGTGGGCGCCGGTGCGCGCGCGGCTCGCGCAGCGTTACCGTGTGATCGCATACGACGTGCGCGGCGCCGGCGCATCCGATGCGCCGCGCCGCCGCGCGGACTATTCGCTCGCGCGGCTCGCCGACGATCTGAAGGCCGTCGCCGACGCCACCTGCGGCAACCGGCCGTTTCATCTGGTCGGCCACGACTGGGGATCGATCCAGTGCTGGGAAGCCGTGACCGATCCTGCGTTCCGAGGCCGTATCGCGTCGTATACGTCGATCTCCGGCCCCTGCCTCGATCACGTGTTCCGCGCGAAGATGCGGCTCAAGCAGAGCCTGAAGTCCTGGTACATCGCGTTCTTTCACTTGCCGGTCGTGCCGTCGCTGATCTGGCGGCTGGGCGGCGCCGCGCTGTGGCCGCGCTGGCTGCAACTGACCGAACGCGTGCGGCCCGAGCGCGACCCCGCGCAGTTGAAGAACGCGCTGAACGGGATGCAGCTTTACCGCGCGAACTTCGTCGCGCGGGCGCGCAAGCCGCGCGAGCGGTATGCGCAGGCGCCGGTGCAGATTCTGGTGCCGGTGCGCGATCGCTACGTGACGCCCGAGATGTCGGTCGGTCTCGACCGCTGGCTCGGCGAGCACGTACGCGAGGAGCTCGATGGTGCGCACTGGGTCGTGATACGCAATCCGGATTTGATCGCGGCGCGGATCGACCGGTTCGCGGCTGCGCATGAAAGGCTCACGGTCGCGGCGCCGCCGCCGGCCGCTCAGCGCAACGACGGAAGGCGCTTGAACAGCGTTTCGTAG
- a CDS encoding flavin-containing monooxygenase, with translation MNARTLPFGPPDHDGPDEAIDIAIIGTGFAGLGMAIRLRQTGVTDFVVLEKAASVGGTWRDNHYPGCACDVQSHVYSFSFAPNPRWTRMFAPQPEIRAYLEDCVQRFGIGPHLRLNHELQRAEYDEAAQRWRLSFANGKRLSARVLVSGMGGLSRAALPAIPGVETFKGRAFHSQQWDHDYPLEGKRVAVIGTGASAIQFVPQIAPRVKSLALFQRTPPWIMPKPDRNLTRFEKWLFRTLPFTQKAVRGGIYWMLESRVLGFAIHPSLMKNVQKLALRHIRKQIPDPELRKVVTPNYTLGCKRVLISNDYYPALSRKNVDVITTSIDRIEADAVVTTDGRRHEVDCLIYGTGFQVADPYPRGAIVGRGGLDIVDAWRDGAHAYLGTTLPGYPNFFMIVGPNTGLGHNSMVFMIESQIEYILGALQAMHRERADAIEVRPLVEAQYNNDLQRKLKKAIWSTGGCKSWYLDPRTGKNTTLWPGFTWRFRQATAHFSIADYHAYRAPRHDTTARPASTPAASPTRSAEAA, from the coding sequence ATGAATGCTCGCACGTTGCCTTTCGGCCCGCCCGACCATGACGGCCCGGACGAAGCCATCGACATCGCCATCATCGGCACCGGCTTCGCCGGCCTCGGGATGGCCATCCGCCTGCGACAGACAGGCGTCACCGACTTCGTCGTCCTCGAGAAGGCCGCGTCGGTCGGCGGCACGTGGCGCGACAACCATTACCCCGGGTGTGCATGCGACGTGCAATCGCACGTCTATTCGTTCTCGTTCGCGCCGAACCCGCGCTGGACGCGCATGTTCGCGCCGCAGCCGGAAATCCGCGCGTATCTGGAAGACTGCGTGCAACGCTTCGGCATCGGGCCGCACCTGCGCCTGAACCATGAACTGCAGCGTGCCGAATACGACGAGGCCGCACAACGCTGGCGCCTCTCGTTCGCGAACGGCAAGCGGCTGTCGGCGCGCGTGCTGGTGTCGGGGATGGGCGGCCTGTCACGCGCCGCGCTGCCGGCGATTCCCGGCGTCGAGACGTTCAAGGGCCGCGCGTTCCATTCGCAGCAGTGGGATCACGACTATCCGCTTGAAGGCAAGCGCGTTGCGGTGATCGGCACCGGCGCGAGCGCGATCCAGTTCGTGCCGCAGATCGCGCCGCGCGTGAAGTCGCTCGCGCTGTTCCAGCGCACGCCGCCGTGGATCATGCCGAAGCCCGACCGCAACCTCACGCGCTTCGAGAAATGGCTGTTCCGCACGCTGCCGTTCACGCAGAAGGCGGTGCGCGGCGGCATCTACTGGATGCTCGAATCGCGCGTGCTCGGCTTCGCGATCCATCCGTCGCTGATGAAGAACGTGCAGAAGCTCGCGCTGCGCCATATCCGCAAGCAGATTCCCGATCCGGAGCTGCGCAAGGTCGTCACGCCGAACTACACGCTCGGCTGCAAACGCGTGCTGATCTCGAACGACTATTACCCGGCGCTGTCGCGCAAGAACGTCGACGTGATCACGACCAGCATCGACCGTATCGAAGCCGACGCGGTCGTGACAACCGACGGCAGGCGCCATGAAGTCGATTGCCTGATATACGGCACCGGCTTCCAGGTCGCCGATCCGTATCCGCGCGGCGCCATCGTCGGCCGCGGCGGGCTTGACATCGTCGATGCGTGGCGCGACGGCGCGCATGCGTATCTCGGCACGACGCTGCCCGGCTATCCGAACTTCTTCATGATCGTCGGCCCGAACACGGGGCTGGGCCACAACTCGATGGTGTTCATGATCGAGTCGCAGATCGAATACATCCTCGGCGCGCTGCAGGCGATGCATCGCGAACGCGCGGATGCGATCGAGGTGCGCCCGCTCGTCGAGGCGCAGTACAACAACGACCTGCAGCGCAAGCTGAAGAAGGCGATCTGGTCGACGGGCGGCTGCAAGAGCTGGTATCTCGATCCGCGCACCGGCAAGAACACGACGCTATGGCCGGGCTTCACGTGGCGCTTCCGCCAGGCGACCGCGCACTTCTCGATCGCCGACTACCACGCGTATCGCGCACCGCGCCACGACACGACCGCACGGCCCGCCAGCACGCCTGCCGCTTCCCCGACCCGTTCCGCCGAAGCGGCCTGA
- a CDS encoding 4-oxalocrotonate tautomerase gives MPTFNIQLFEGRTVEQKRAFVEAITRVTCETLGCDPGSVDIILADVKKENWATAGKLWSDER, from the coding sequence ATGCCGACTTTCAATATCCAGTTGTTCGAAGGCCGCACGGTCGAACAGAAGCGCGCATTCGTCGAAGCCATCACGCGTGTCACGTGCGAGACGCTCGGCTGCGATCCGGGCTCGGTCGACATCATTCTCGCCGACGTGAAAAAGGAGAATTGGGCGACGGCCGGCAAGCTGTGGAGCGACGAGCGCTGA
- a CDS encoding SDR family NAD(P)-dependent oxidoreductase, protein MRDFANKVAAITGAGSGMGRALAVQLAQAGCHVSLADKNGVGLAETERIVRAISPKVRVSTRVLDVGDRDAMFAWADDTAKEHGKVNLIFNNAGVALSSTIEGMDYGDLEWIVNINFWGVVHGTKAFLPHLKASGEGHVINTSSIFGIFAQPGMSGYNATKFAVRGFTESLRQELDMMKCGVSAICVHPGGIRTNIAQSSRVAKNMVGFIVESEQQGKDSFEKFFITTADDAARTILAGVRRNKRRVLIGRDAKAADWMARVLPAAYQALVVLATRREAAKARRAAARYGAPPAAPLQATYNNAGNQGEQS, encoded by the coding sequence ATGAGAGATTTCGCCAACAAGGTCGCCGCGATCACGGGCGCAGGCTCGGGCATGGGCCGCGCGCTCGCGGTACAGCTCGCGCAGGCCGGCTGCCACGTGTCGCTCGCCGACAAGAACGGCGTCGGCCTCGCCGAAACCGAACGGATCGTGCGCGCGATCTCGCCAAAGGTGCGCGTATCGACACGCGTGCTCGACGTCGGCGATCGCGACGCGATGTTCGCGTGGGCCGACGACACCGCGAAAGAACACGGCAAGGTCAATCTGATCTTCAACAACGCGGGCGTCGCGCTGTCGAGCACGATCGAAGGAATGGACTACGGCGATCTCGAGTGGATCGTGAACATCAACTTCTGGGGCGTCGTGCACGGCACGAAGGCGTTCCTGCCGCATCTGAAGGCGTCGGGCGAAGGCCACGTGATCAACACGTCGAGCATCTTCGGGATCTTCGCGCAGCCCGGGATGAGCGGCTACAACGCGACCAAGTTCGCGGTGCGCGGCTTCACCGAATCGCTGCGCCAGGAACTCGACATGATGAAGTGCGGCGTATCGGCCATATGCGTGCACCCGGGCGGCATCCGCACGAACATCGCGCAGTCGAGCCGCGTCGCGAAGAACATGGTCGGCTTCATCGTCGAGAGCGAGCAGCAAGGCAAGGACAGCTTCGAGAAGTTCTTCATCACGACCGCGGACGACGCCGCGCGCACGATTCTCGCCGGCGTGCGCAGGAACAAGCGCCGCGTGCTGATCGGCCGCGATGCGAAGGCCGCCGACTGGATGGCGCGCGTGCTGCCGGCCGCATACCAGGCGCTCGTCGTGCTGGCAACGCGCCGCGAGGCCGCAAAGGCCCGCCGCGCGGCCGCCCGCTACGGCGCGCCGCCGGCGGCGCCGCTGCAAGCAACGTACAACAACGCAGGCAATCAGGGAGAACAATCATGA
- a CDS encoding urea transporter encodes MHTARSASPSVDLRTLLRSIGQIVLQANAFTGALLVAALAMTDLRLACAALIGAAAANFTAVLTGAARRDVEQGLHGFNGALAALVAVLFARAPLAALLLAPLAATGAALVQRAMRAPLAKWRQCPYSSPCLAATALWLPLVAVQHAPGSGQGATFSLDTFAAALLSGVAQTTFAQGASAGALIVAGIAIASRRAAAFALGGAIVSTVLLIALGASGGAFADGVLGFNGALAALALMSRGARAALAAAALAALIQWLAMQAGIVALTAPFALASWITVAIARRVTLGETDVVIRTPS; translated from the coding sequence ATGCATACCGCCCGTTCCGCCTCGCCGTCCGTCGATCTGCGCACTTTGCTGCGCAGCATCGGCCAGATCGTGCTGCAGGCGAACGCGTTCACCGGCGCGCTGCTGGTCGCCGCACTCGCAATGACCGATCTGCGGCTCGCGTGCGCGGCGCTCATCGGCGCGGCCGCCGCCAATTTCACCGCGGTGCTGACCGGCGCGGCGCGCCGCGACGTCGAACAAGGGCTGCACGGCTTCAACGGGGCGCTCGCTGCGCTGGTGGCGGTGCTGTTTGCCCGCGCACCCCTCGCCGCGCTGTTGCTGGCGCCGCTCGCCGCGACGGGCGCCGCACTGGTGCAGCGGGCGATGCGCGCCCCGCTCGCGAAATGGCGCCAGTGTCCGTATTCGAGCCCGTGCCTCGCAGCCACCGCGTTGTGGCTGCCGCTTGTCGCAGTGCAACACGCCCCCGGCAGCGGTCAGGGTGCCACCTTCTCGCTGGATACGTTCGCCGCAGCGCTACTATCCGGCGTCGCCCAAACCACGTTCGCGCAAGGCGCGTCGGCCGGCGCACTGATCGTGGCGGGCATCGCGATCGCGTCGCGTCGCGCCGCCGCATTCGCGCTCGGCGGCGCGATCGTGTCGACCGTATTGCTGATCGCGCTCGGCGCGAGCGGCGGCGCATTCGCCGACGGCGTGCTCGGCTTCAACGGCGCACTCGCCGCGCTCGCGCTGATGTCGCGCGGCGCGCGTGCCGCGCTCGCGGCCGCCGCACTGGCCGCGCTGATCCAATGGCTCGCCATGCAGGCCGGCATCGTCGCGCTCACCGCGCCGTTCGCGCTCGCGTCGTGGATCACGGTCGCCATCGCGCGCCGCGTTACCCTCGGAGAAACCGATGTCGTCATTCGCACACCGTCCTGA
- a CDS encoding metal-dependent hydrolase, producing the protein MTTPHMMPVRRDIRFALPPERAKDWHVQGVPVTHFMNALSLLFPAGERFFMDSVRNYRDRIEDPELKKQVLGFIGQEAMHTREHIEYNDLLQSAGLPAHKLDKRLWTILGFFKKTLPHSMQLAITIALEHYTAILANQLLSGHEHRIDGSVEGYQQMWMWHAMEETEHKAVSYDVWNVVMKPGLGSYLLRTGTMLLTTVMFWTIVFDFHVRLMLSHRRKHGRFGGMWRLVKYLYSPRTGVFPSIAREWLDYFRPGFHPWDHDNHRYLQGLDTLLANIDATNARYAAQAAPRRVPLHPVAQA; encoded by the coding sequence ATGACGACACCGCACATGATGCCCGTGCGGCGCGACATCCGCTTCGCGCTGCCACCAGAACGCGCGAAGGACTGGCACGTGCAGGGCGTGCCGGTCACGCATTTCATGAACGCGCTGTCGCTGCTGTTTCCGGCCGGCGAGCGTTTCTTCATGGATTCGGTGCGCAACTACCGCGACCGCATCGAGGATCCGGAACTGAAGAAGCAGGTGCTCGGCTTCATCGGCCAGGAAGCGATGCACACGCGCGAACACATCGAGTACAACGACCTGCTGCAGTCCGCCGGCCTGCCCGCGCACAAGCTCGACAAGCGGCTGTGGACGATCCTCGGCTTCTTCAAGAAGACGCTGCCGCATTCGATGCAGCTCGCGATCACGATCGCGCTGGAGCACTACACGGCGATTCTCGCGAACCAGCTGCTGTCGGGCCACGAGCACCGGATCGACGGGTCGGTCGAAGGCTATCAGCAGATGTGGATGTGGCATGCGATGGAGGAAACCGAGCACAAGGCGGTGTCGTACGACGTATGGAACGTCGTGATGAAGCCCGGCCTCGGCAGCTACTTGCTGCGCACCGGCACGATGCTGCTGACCACCGTGATGTTCTGGACGATCGTGTTCGACTTCCACGTGCGGCTGATGCTGTCGCACCGCCGCAAGCATGGCCGGTTCGGCGGCATGTGGCGCCTCGTGAAGTATCTGTACAGCCCGAGGACCGGCGTGTTCCCGAGCATCGCGCGAGAATGGCTCGACTATTTCCGTCCGGGCTTCCATCCGTGGGACCACGACAACCATCGGTACCTGCAGGGGCTCGACACGCTGCTCGCGAACATCGACGCGACCAACGCGCGTTATGCCGCGCAAGCCGCTCCGCGGCGCGTGCCGCTGCATCCGGTTGCGCAGGCGTGA
- a CDS encoding class II aldolase/adducin family protein → MSSFAHRPDTVKPGGPISDAERRLRVDLAAAYRLVALNGWDDLIYTHLSATVPGEPGHFLINPFGLTFDEVRASNLVKIDLAGNRIGDGEYAVNVTGFALHAAVHAARPDAVCVMHLHNTAGIAVSIQRDGLLPASQHALRFHGDLAYHDYEALAFSPAEGARLTASLGAKSAMLLRNHGTLTVGRTVAEAYVLMDTLIKACDIQVRAQASGGPLVLPEPTVADRTAEQLRDGGAIEGELEWPALLRRLDRIDPTYRD, encoded by the coding sequence ATGTCGTCATTCGCACACCGTCCTGACACCGTAAAGCCAGGCGGCCCGATCTCGGACGCCGAGCGCCGGCTGCGCGTCGATCTCGCCGCCGCCTATCGCCTCGTCGCGCTGAACGGCTGGGACGACCTGATCTACACGCATCTGTCCGCGACAGTGCCGGGCGAGCCGGGCCATTTCCTGATCAACCCGTTCGGCCTGACGTTCGACGAGGTCCGTGCGTCGAATCTCGTGAAGATCGATCTCGCCGGCAACCGGATCGGCGACGGCGAATACGCGGTCAACGTAACCGGCTTCGCGCTGCATGCGGCCGTGCACGCCGCGCGGCCGGACGCCGTCTGCGTGATGCATCTGCACAATACGGCCGGCATCGCGGTGTCGATCCAGCGCGACGGCCTGCTGCCGGCGTCGCAGCACGCGCTGCGGTTTCACGGCGATCTCGCGTATCACGACTACGAGGCGCTCGCGTTCTCGCCCGCCGAAGGCGCACGGCTGACGGCGAGCCTCGGCGCGAAATCGGCGATGCTGCTGCGCAACCACGGCACGCTGACGGTCGGCCGGACGGTCGCCGAAGCGTATGTTCTGATGGATACGCTGATCAAGGCGTGCGACATCCAGGTGCGCGCACAGGCAAGCGGCGGACCGCTCGTGCTGCCCGAGCCGACGGTCGCCGACCGTACAGCCGAACAACTGCGCGACGGCGGCGCGATCGAGGGCGAACTGGAATGGCCGGCGCTGCTGCGCCGCCTCGACCGGATCGATCCGACGTATCGCGACTGA
- a CDS encoding putative glycolipid-binding domain-containing protein, which yields MHELRWTSLEGDGIEHLTFDRSESGIVVESAVVGQRYGRAYGLAYRVECDPQWRAKYAVLRVMGGGRLELHGDGAGRWRDGAGRELRELDGCVDIDIAATPFTNSLPIGRLRLARGERRPIDVAYVSTPDLTVTPVKQAYTCIEPGRRYRYEGIFRNFTAEMDIDADGLVIDYETLFKRLPSLR from the coding sequence ATGCACGAACTGCGCTGGACGTCGCTCGAAGGCGACGGAATCGAGCATCTGACGTTCGACCGGAGCGAATCCGGCATCGTCGTCGAGAGCGCCGTGGTCGGTCAGCGGTACGGCCGTGCGTACGGGCTCGCGTACCGGGTCGAGTGCGATCCGCAGTGGCGGGCGAAGTACGCGGTGCTCAGGGTGATGGGCGGCGGCAGGCTGGAACTGCACGGCGATGGCGCCGGGCGCTGGCGCGACGGCGCTGGCCGCGAACTGCGCGAACTGGACGGCTGCGTCGACATCGACATTGCGGCGACGCCGTTCACGAATTCGCTGCCGATTGGCCGCCTCCGTCTCGCGCGCGGCGAGCGCCGGCCGATCGACGTCGCGTACGTCTCGACGCCCGACCTGACCGTCACGCCGGTCAAGCAGGCATACACGTGCATCGAGCCCGGCCGCCGCTATCGCTATGAAGGCATCTTCCGGAACTTCACGGCGGAGATGGACATCGACGCAGACGGTCTCGTGATCGACTACGAAACGCTGTTCAAGCGCCTTCCGTCGTTGCGCTGA
- a CDS encoding lysoplasmalogenase codes for MIATLPATYRRLWPLAVAAALLYGLSLVAAPYPGQAAAKAAMGILLLAACSTCAAPRERAWLCAALAAAVLGDVLLALPDWPLSFVLGLGAFLLTHLCYCAIFVRWRARPHGWRIVALIGLWIAAPAFYAAFLPHLGELLVPVAVYMLVLCAMASFALAARTRSPLIAAGSLVFVGSDTLIGVGRFLGALPGIDYLIWALYALAQVTIVAGVFHETAARSIGP; via the coding sequence TTGATCGCCACGCTTCCCGCCACCTATCGCCGGCTCTGGCCGCTCGCCGTCGCGGCCGCGCTGCTGTACGGACTGTCGCTCGTCGCTGCGCCCTATCCCGGCCAGGCCGCCGCGAAGGCCGCGATGGGCATCCTGCTGCTCGCGGCCTGCAGCACCTGCGCGGCCCCGCGCGAACGCGCGTGGCTGTGCGCGGCGCTCGCTGCGGCCGTGCTCGGCGACGTGCTGCTCGCCCTGCCAGACTGGCCGCTGTCGTTTGTGCTGGGTCTCGGTGCATTCCTGCTCACGCACCTGTGCTACTGCGCGATCTTTGTCCGCTGGCGCGCGCGTCCGCATGGCTGGCGCATCGTCGCGCTGATCGGCCTGTGGATCGCCGCACCGGCGTTCTACGCGGCATTCCTTCCGCACCTCGGCGAGTTGCTCGTGCCCGTCGCGGTCTACATGCTCGTGTTGTGCGCCATGGCCAGCTTCGCGCTCGCCGCCCGCACACGCAGCCCGCTGATAGCCGCCGGCAGCCTGGTCTTCGTCGGCTCCGACACGCTGATCGGCGTCGGCCGATTTCTCGGCGCCTTGCCCGGCATCGACTATCTGATCTGGGCCCTGTACGCGCTCGCGCAGGTCACGATCGTCGCCGGGGTTTTCCATGAGACGGCGGCCCGTTCAATCGGTCCCTGA